One Microcaecilia unicolor chromosome 8, aMicUni1.1, whole genome shotgun sequence DNA window includes the following coding sequences:
- the LOC115475563 gene encoding uncharacterized protein LOC115475563 isoform X1, which translates to MGVVGRFEPLPLLYNLQYYLQLIFVFLLFVFCPPSCLFSVPDALGKGGYTPLHIAALHGHREIMELLILDYGAKQTVRDYSGRLPAHYLKVEGCTNGATGSPRLELQMVLEFQHLRGERRNRKLACLFLPKSSGSHSKKRWGSAEDLTEEEEEKGNGSSQHLNLPAPYRVRKFSR; encoded by the exons ATGGGGGTGGTAGGTAGATTTGAACCACTGCCTTTATTGTATAATCTACAGTATTACCTCcaattaatttttgtttttttgctttttgttttctgtCCTCCCTCCTGCTTGTTCTCTGTGCCTGATGCCCTTGGAAAGGGA GGTTACACTCCCTTGCACATTGCTGCACTCCACGGTCACCGAGAGATCATGGAACTGCTGATCTTAGACTACG GTGCCAAACAGACTGTGCGAGATTACAGTGGCCGCCTCCCAGCACATTATCTGAAAGTGGAAGGATGTACTAATGGAGCCACTGGAAGCCCTC GTTTGGAGCTGCAGATGGTGCTAG AATTCCAGCATCTGCGAGGTGAACGCAGGAATCGGAAGCTAGCTTGTCTCTTCCTGCCCAAGAGCAGCGGCAGTCATTCCAAGAAGCGATGGGGTTCTGCAGAAGACCTgactgaagaggaggaggagaaggggaacgGGAGTTCACAGCACTTGAATCTACCAGCACCATACCGTGTGCGAAAATTTTCCCGGTAG
- the LOC115475563 gene encoding ankyrin repeat domain-containing protein SOWAHB-like isoform X2 has translation MGVVGRFEPLPLLYNLQYYLQLIFVFLLFVFCPPSCLFSVPDALGKGGYTPLHIAALHGHREIMELLILDYGAKQTVRDYSGRLPAHYLKVEGCTNGATGSPQFQHLRGERRNRKLACLFLPKSSGSHSKKRWGSAEDLTEEEEEKGNGSSQHLNLPAPYRVRKFSR, from the exons ATGGGGGTGGTAGGTAGATTTGAACCACTGCCTTTATTGTATAATCTACAGTATTACCTCcaattaatttttgtttttttgctttttgttttctgtCCTCCCTCCTGCTTGTTCTCTGTGCCTGATGCCCTTGGAAAGGGA GGTTACACTCCCTTGCACATTGCTGCACTCCACGGTCACCGAGAGATCATGGAACTGCTGATCTTAGACTACG GTGCCAAACAGACTGTGCGAGATTACAGTGGCCGCCTCCCAGCACATTATCTGAAAGTGGAAGGATGTACTAATGGAGCCACTGGAAGCCCTC AATTCCAGCATCTGCGAGGTGAACGCAGGAATCGGAAGCTAGCTTGTCTCTTCCTGCCCAAGAGCAGCGGCAGTCATTCCAAGAAGCGATGGGGTTCTGCAGAAGACCTgactgaagaggaggaggagaaggggaacgGGAGTTCACAGCACTTGAATCTACCAGCACCATACCGTGTGCGAAAATTTTCCCGGTAG